In Propionispora vibrioides, the genomic stretch AGTATATAAAATACCGGCCCGGCTGCTGCCATCACTGAAATCGCCTTCGGTAACGACCGAATGAGCCCAGCCGTGATGCAGGTGATTGGCCCATAAACCATCCACCGCCGCATTATAGGATAATACATTGCCCGGCAGCTCGGGATCATAATCGCTATGCATGTGCAGGGCGTATTCATGACCGTGGCGGCTTTGTTCCGTCACCGACTGCCGGATAGCCAGAGTGGCTTGCTGCCACTTGCCGGTAGTCGACTGGCCGGCAGCCCATTCGGCGGCTTTAACCGCCGGCCAGGCTGTGTAATGGGTCCACTTGGCACCATGCTGTTCGGCAATGGCGTTCAGCCTTTCGGCTTTTTGCACCAACTGGACGGTAAATTCCTCCGGGTCCAGCCAGCCGTTTGCGTTGCCCCAGGCTTTGGCATAACCGGCCGAATCGATCGGCTCCAAATCCTCGGTCATAACATAATAGACTGTGCCCGGCCCGGGGTCACGGACAGCCAGCTTGGCCAGATCGAAAGTCCGGTCCTCCACCGCCAGCCGTACCGGCCAGGGTTTTGTGAAATTGACCGTATCGGGGCGCTGTGCCTTAATTGTCCAGGACAGGCCGCGCGTTTCGCCAGGCAGCAGTTCAGTAACCTCCTGTGCGGCCGCGCCGACCACCACATAGCCATAACCCTCGGGTTCCACACAGCGCACCGTCAGTTTGTCAATCGGCTGCCGGCTGTGGTTGGTCAACCGGGCCTCTACAGTCAGCGTATCGCCTAGCACCGCAGCATAGGCGGGCTGCACGGCGGACAGTTCCACGGCCTTCGCCGGCGCCAGACCGGCAGTCAGGCCCTTAATCAGCGCATGCTGCCCCTGGCCGACCTTGACGGTCAGCCGGTAACGGGCAGCCATAGCCGGTTTAAAGCCGGGAACGGCCGCGGTGAACAGTGCCTCCGGCTCGCGGGCCAGCGATTCCCAACGACCCTCATAATTATTCACATACCGCTTATCCTGCCATTGGCTGTTTTGCTGCTGCGGCGGCAACGCTCCGGTAAACACCGTTCCCAGCCGGGCAATTTCCCCGCCTGTGGCATCCAGAGCAGTTAATACCACCTGCCCCGTCCCCTGGGTGGATAAAAATTCTACGTCACCGCTGAAAAAGGCGGCTATATCGGCCGGCTCTTCCAGTTTGTATTCGATCGTCCCGGTGTTGCCGGCAGCCAGCTCCAGCCGTTGTTCCGGTGCCGTGCCAGCCGTCTGCAGTACCCGGGCGCTGTTCCCCTCCCCGGTTTCACTGATTCGCTCCGCCAGTTGCCACATCGCCGCCTGCTCCGGGGCGACAGGCGTCAGGGCGGTCTTACCGGCGGGAGCAGTTCCGTTCCCGCCACAGCCGGCAAAAAGCAGCGCTATGCACAGCGCTGCCAGTATATATCGTTTCATATCAACATCCATCCTTATTCGCCAGGGAACCGCCGATCTAGTGAGCCTGTCGGTATGACAGGGGATTTTTTCGTCTAACAAGAAAGAAAAACCTAGAGGACAGTTGGGCTATTGCAAAGTTTTTTTAACCCAGTTAGACGGAAAAAGCCCCATCAGGACGGCAGTGCGAATAAATCAATGGTTCCTAAGGTTACAGATTAGGCGGCCAGGGTATGACGGCACTGGCCAATAAGATCATAATAATGAACATACCCGCTACTCCTGCCAGCAGAGGTGTCAGGAGGATGAGCACTGCCTTGGCGCCGGAAACCTGATAAGTCCCCTTAATGGCGTAAACATCCAGCCACAGACTCCAGACAAGGATGACCAAAAAAGACCCTGTCACTAAAAAGGCACTGATACCCGGCGGCATCAGAGACGACAACACCCATAGCGGTACTAAGAGCACCCGGGGAAAATGGGCAAAACCCAGCGCGGCCAACAGGCCCAGCGCGGTGCCCCGGCCACCGAACAATTCGGCAATCAGGTGCCAGACAGCCGTTCCCAACAGCCAAAACAAAAGACTGCCAAACAGCTCCAGCACCAGCATGACCCCGGGCGCCTGCGGCAGGCCGCTGGCTTTGACACCGAAGTATACCGCCCACATGGGAATGATCACACTGATCAAAAAGATGACTAACGCCTGCCCGATCGGTCGCCGCTCCGCAATTTTTTGCAAGGCTGCACGGGGATGAAACAGCACATCGTATACTTGCTCAAATATCGTATCCATTATTCCACCTGCCATTTTTCCGGCAAGGCCATCGGCGCCACTACCGGCAAATCATTTTTCAATTGATGGAACAAAAGCTGCCTGAGATCCACGCTTTCACTGGCGCCCATCAGCATGGACCAAGGTGACATTTTGCCGTATTCCTTGATTTCCGGCTTGCCCTTGATACCGGCCAGTTGTGCCGTTCCCTCCAGGGCATCGTACATATTGCCCAGTTCATCCACCAGTCCCAGCTCCTTGGCCTGATTGCCCGTGTAAATGCGGCCGTCAGCCAGCTGTCTGACTTTGGCCGGATCCATTTTCCGTCCCTCAGCCACGATGGTGACAAACTGGTTATACATATCGTCCACCATGGTCTGCACAATAGCCCGCTCTTCCTCTGTCATCGGCCGGTCCGGGGACAGGATATCCTTATGGGGTCCGCTCTTGATTTTCTCCTCGCGGATCCCGATTTTCTTATATAATTCCTCCCAGTTGGCATACGGCATATAGACACCGATGCTGCCGGTCAGCGTCGCCGGATTGGCATAGATTTTGTCGGTGCAGGCCGCCAGCCAGTAGCCGCCTGAGGCCGCCATATCGCCCATGGAGGTTACAACGATTTTCCCGGCAGCCCGGACCTTTTTGATTTCCTCGCCCACTTCCTGCGAAGCCGGCGCACTGCCACCGGGACTGTTGATGCGCAGAAGAATGGCGCGGACCGAGCTGTCGTCACGGGCCTGATGCAACTGCTTGATCAGGTTGTCGGTACCGCCATAATCGGAAAGCAGCGACGCCTGACCGCGGCCTCCCATAATGACACCATCTACATAAATAACAGCAATTTTAGGTTTTTCCTGCCCCGCCGATTTGGTAAGCCTGGGGAATACAAACGCGGCGGCCAGCAGCGATACGGCCACAATGCCTACAATCACAAGAACTACCGTTTTTTTATACATGGTCTACCTCCTTTTGACTAGGGCGTGTTTGCAAACTAATGAAATGATTCATGGCGAGTGATTTTTGCGCCAGACGAACTGAAATTTTGCAGGAATAGTGGCCCCTATTTCAAAAAATTTTAGTGAAGTATGGCACAAAAATCGCCGTCAGGGAGCGTTTCAGTTAGTTTGCAAACACACCCTAGTATGTATACAAAAGAAACTGCCGGTACTCCGACAGTTTCCTATTCATTATTTATTCTGCAGCGCCGCCTTGACAAAATCCCTGAACAGCGGGTGCGGATTGGTCGGACGGGATTTAAATTCCGGATGGAATTGGGTCCCGACGAACCAGGGATGATCTTTGATTTCGACGATTTCCACCAGTCTGCCGTTCGGCAAGGTTCCGCCAATGATCATGCCCGCGCTGGTCAGTGTTTCACGATAGGCATTATTAAATTCCAGCCTATGGCGATGGCGCTCATAGACAATTTCATCCTGATAGGCCTGCTGCGTCAGCGTCCCTTCCATAACCTTACAGGGATACACGCCCAGCCGCATGGTGCCGCCCTTTTCCTGTATGTCGATCTGGTCGGCCATCAAGTCAATGACCGGATGAGGCGTATCGGGATTCATTTCGCGGCTGTGAGCGCCTTCCAGTCCACAGACATGGCGGGCAAACTCGATAACGGCACATTGCATGCCCAGACACAGCCCGAAATAAGGTACCCTGTTCTCCCGGGCATAGCGAATGGCCTGGATTTTGCCTTCCACCCCGCGATCACCAAAGCCGCCCGGTACCAAAATGCCGTCCACATCGGCAAATACCGCCTTCAGATCTACATGATCCTTCTCGATTTCCTCAGCGTTCACCCATTTGATGTTGATTTCGGTATCGTTGGCAATTCCGGCATGACGGAGCGATTCGGAGACGCTCATGTAGGCATCCCGCAGGGCCACATATTTGCCGACAATGGCAATCGTCACCGCATGGGAAGGATGCAGGATCTTGTTAACCATCTTTGACCAGTCGGCCATATCGGCCTCGTTGGCCTGAATGTCCAATTTTTCCAGAGCAATCCGGTCAAGGCCTTCTTCCTGCATCATCAGAGGCACCTGATAAATGGTAGCGGCGTTTTTATTCTGAATGACCGCCTCTAGATCAATATCACAGAAGAGCGCCAGTTTTTCCCGCATTTCCGGTGAAATCTCATGGTCACTGCGGCAAACAATAATATCCGGCTGAATTCCGATGCTGCGGAGTTCCTTCACGCTGTGCTGGGTCGGCTTGGTCTTCAGCTCGCCGGCCGCCATGATATAAGGTACTAGCGTTACATGAATATACAGGGCGCCGTGACGGCCCACTTCTTTTTTCACCTGACGGATAGCTTCCAAAAACGGCAGGCTCTCAATATCGCCGACGGTGCCACCGATTTCGGTAATCACCACATCGGCATTGTCTTCCTTGCCAACCCGGTAAATCCGTTCTTTAATTTCATTGGTAATATGGGGAATGACCTGAACCGTACTGCCCAGATAATCCCCTTTACGTTCCTTGTTGATAACCGACCAGTAGATCTTGCCGGCGGTCACATTGGAGCTTTTGCTTAAGTTTATATCGATAAACCGCTCATAATGTCCCAGGTCCAAATCGGTTTCGGCGCCGTCTTCCGTTACGAACACCTCGCCATGCTGATAAGGACTCATGGTACCGGGGTCAATGTTTATGTAAGGGTCAAACTTTTGGATAGTCACTTTCAGGCCGCGGCTTTTGAGCAGCCGGCCCAGCGACGCAGCGGTAATCCCTTTACCAAGTGAAGATACAACCCCCCCGGTAACAAAAATGTACTTCGTCATACAATTTCCTCCTAGCAATGCCTCTTGCAATATTCAGTATACCCTCGATGCCAAGCTTTTAACATGAATAAGAGCGTGTTAAAAAACACGCAATGCTGTCATTGGAGAACTTATTTCTTATCCATTTCACTAAAGCTGATTTTAATCACGCTGATAATTTTATACTTGCCTGGTGAGCAGTGTCAAGTCATTCCTTGTCGCTTTCGATAGATTGTTCGGCATATTCCTGCTGAATCCCTTCAAATAGTTTGGCCCGCCGGTTATTTACCGCCGGCGCCGTCTCGGTTTCCTCCGAGACAGCCGCACGGGAAACCGCCCGCGGCGACCATTCAGCGAGTCCCCACATACCTTTTCCCATATGCACAAACCGGCTATCCATATTAATCTGCGTATGGACCTCGGCGATGGCATGGGCTGATGCTTTGTTCACACCCGCCTTCGCCTCCAGCGATTTGGTAATAAGTTCTTTAAAATACATGGGTTGATGCTGCTGCTGCAGAATTTCATATACAATATCAATATCGGAATTGCGATTCGTCATAGTTATTCCCTCCGGCCTAAATCTCATGATGTTTCAAAAGGTTCAAGCTGGTCTCTTATACTATTATCCCGTTGAAAATGTGATAAAATTTGTGAGGAT encodes the following:
- the rpoE gene encoding DNA-directed RNA polymerase subunit delta; the encoded protein is MTNRNSDIDIVYEILQQQHQPMYFKELITKSLEAKAGVNKASAHAIAEVHTQINMDSRFVHMGKGMWGLAEWSPRAVSRAAVSEETETAPAVNNRRAKLFEGIQQEYAEQSIESDKE
- a CDS encoding CTP synthase, with the translated sequence MTKYIFVTGGVVSSLGKGITAASLGRLLKSRGLKVTIQKFDPYINIDPGTMSPYQHGEVFVTEDGAETDLDLGHYERFIDINLSKSSNVTAGKIYWSVINKERKGDYLGSTVQVIPHITNEIKERIYRVGKEDNADVVITEIGGTVGDIESLPFLEAIRQVKKEVGRHGALYIHVTLVPYIMAAGELKTKPTQHSVKELRSIGIQPDIIVCRSDHEISPEMREKLALFCDIDLEAVIQNKNAATIYQVPLMMQEEGLDRIALEKLDIQANEADMADWSKMVNKILHPSHAVTIAIVGKYVALRDAYMSVSESLRHAGIANDTEINIKWVNAEEIEKDHVDLKAVFADVDGILVPGGFGDRGVEGKIQAIRYARENRVPYFGLCLGMQCAVIEFARHVCGLEGAHSREMNPDTPHPVIDLMADQIDIQEKGGTMRLGVYPCKVMEGTLTQQAYQDEIVYERHRHRLEFNNAYRETLTSAGMIIGGTLPNGRLVEIVEIKDHPWFVGTQFHPEFKSRPTNPHPLFRDFVKAALQNK
- a CDS encoding Yip1 family protein; translation: MDTIFEQVYDVLFHPRAALQKIAERRPIGQALVIFLISVIIPMWAVYFGVKASGLPQAPGVMLVLELFGSLLFWLLGTAVWHLIAELFGGRGTALGLLAALGFAHFPRVLLVPLWVLSSLMPPGISAFLVTGSFLVILVWSLWLDVYAIKGTYQVSGAKAVLILLTPLLAGVAGMFIIMILLASAVIPWPPNL
- the sppA gene encoding signal peptide peptidase SppA; protein product: MYKKTVVLVIVGIVAVSLLAAAFVFPRLTKSAGQEKPKIAVIYVDGVIMGGRGQASLLSDYGGTDNLIKQLHQARDDSSVRAILLRINSPGGSAPASQEVGEEIKKVRAAGKIVVTSMGDMAASGGYWLAACTDKIYANPATLTGSIGVYMPYANWEELYKKIGIREEKIKSGPHKDILSPDRPMTEEERAIVQTMVDDMYNQFVTIVAEGRKMDPAKVRQLADGRIYTGNQAKELGLVDELGNMYDALEGTAQLAGIKGKPEIKEYGKMSPWSMLMGASESVDLRQLLFHQLKNDLPVVAPMALPEKWQVE